A window of the Ammoniphilus oxalaticus genome harbors these coding sequences:
- a CDS encoding rhomboid family intramembrane serine protease, with protein MSWFIRNEDWRTYLRRYPITSLLLAINIVVFLWMTIMGGTTNSEVLFRYGAYFKPAVLSGEWYRMFTPIFIHIGFEHLLFNCFAILIFAPGLELILGKGRYLFLYLGTGFAGFVTTFIFSDPQVIAAGASGAIFGIYGMYAYLSRYRRDIMDRQSRQIIIPILVFGVIATFLFTGVSISGHMGGLISGYALGRILTGGVGR; from the coding sequence ATGTCATGGTTTATAAGAAATGAAGATTGGCGAACGTATTTGCGGCGTTATCCAATCACTTCATTGTTGCTTGCGATCAATATTGTCGTGTTTCTCTGGATGACGATCATGGGCGGAACGACGAATTCAGAAGTGTTATTCCGTTATGGCGCTTATTTCAAGCCAGCGGTGTTAAGCGGAGAATGGTATCGGATGTTCACGCCCATTTTTATACATATTGGTTTTGAGCACTTGTTGTTCAACTGTTTTGCCATTTTAATTTTTGCTCCTGGACTGGAATTGATCTTAGGAAAAGGCCGTTACCTCTTCCTCTACTTAGGAACCGGGTTTGCTGGATTTGTGACCACTTTTATCTTTTCCGATCCGCAAGTGATTGCCGCGGGAGCATCGGGAGCGATTTTTGGCATTTATGGCATGTACGCTTACCTGTCACGTTATCGGCGCGATATTATGGACCGTCAGTCTAGACAGATCATTATCCCGATTCTCGTGTTCGGGGTGATCGCCACTTTTCTTTTTACGGGGGTCAGTATTAGCGGGCATATGGGTGGGTTAATTAGCGGGTATGCGCTCGGTCGCATTCTAACTGGGGGCGTGGGAAGATAA
- a CDS encoding NAD/NADP transhydrogenase alpha subunit, giving the protein MRCISVYTKDFGVFSDVYEQILALNLAEDEEAEVDGITVSDAGKVDEGYIENMRQKPEVAVLRVKKHDATILQHGDVFEILLPSPAGSEEAETSEETETA; this is encoded by the coding sequence ATGAGATGTATTAGTGTTTACACGAAAGATTTTGGTGTTTTTTCGGACGTATATGAGCAGATTTTAGCATTGAATTTGGCGGAAGACGAAGAAGCGGAAGTCGACGGGATCACCGTTAGCGACGCGGGCAAAGTCGATGAAGGCTATATTGAAAATATGCGTCAAAAACCAGAAGTGGCAGTGCTGCGTGTGAAAAAGCACGATGCTACGATCTTGCAACACGGCGATGTATTTGAAATACTTTTGCCGAGTCCAGCCGGTTCAGAAGAAGCTGAAACATCGGAAGAAACGGAAACGGCATAA
- a CDS encoding cell wall hydrolase → MHKKWLMVSLCLMLSCILITSVNAGESLVYQVKQGDTLWAIAKQHHVSVAQLKVANQVTGDLIHPGDQLTVPSVGRRARVSDEDFEWLVKIIEAEAGGEAYQGKVAVGSVVLNRVLHSDYPNSITDVVFQKVKGVYQFSPVGDGRIYTVIPSDDSVQAAKAALQGVDPTAGAIFFYNPKTARSNWIRTRAVIAEIGQHHFAH, encoded by the coding sequence ATGCATAAGAAATGGTTAATGGTCTCCCTTTGTTTGATGCTTTCATGCATTCTTATTACAAGCGTTAATGCGGGTGAGTCCCTCGTTTATCAGGTGAAACAAGGCGATACATTGTGGGCGATTGCGAAGCAACATCATGTCAGTGTCGCTCAATTAAAAGTAGCCAATCAAGTTACGGGGGATCTCATTCATCCGGGGGATCAGCTGACTGTTCCAAGTGTAGGCAGAAGAGCGCGTGTGTCCGATGAGGACTTTGAATGGTTGGTAAAAATTATTGAGGCGGAAGCGGGGGGAGAAGCCTATCAAGGAAAAGTCGCTGTAGGCAGCGTCGTGCTCAATCGGGTGTTGCACAGTGATTATCCCAATTCTATTACCGATGTTGTTTTTCAAAAGGTGAAAGGCGTCTATCAGTTTTCCCCTGTTGGCGATGGACGGATCTATACGGTCATTCCTTCGGACGATTCCGTACAGGCGGCGAAAGCGGCTTTGCAAGGGGTCGATCCCACGGCCGGAGCGATCTTTTTTTATAATCCAAAAACGGCGCGCAGCAACTGGATTCGAACACGCGCTGTGATCGCGGAAATTGGTCAACATCATTTTGCCCATTAG
- a CDS encoding MFS transporter, whose product MDPKKSSSPAITALFLVQLVFSIIFAFANLFMNIYLWSRGKSFWQIGVFNLFSVQAIFFSSLCGAYALKRWGTRSTFLLSSLLALGLFGYLFVFNVAKPSLIPTLGLLYGGYIGLFYIGFNLQILWLSNDKNRSLLVGLESAFATLAQLLTPLLAGYFIAARGYRDSFMLIIGLLILQLLISSRVPRIRATGGYRKRYFFLAENETMARLGFSSAAYGFLAAFIQMSYGLFFYFLVQNEWRLGIWNFVFGGVSATMFWLVGKQLKQTNREILLSMGMLMATIVTLSLLLPVPQLFILFNLVISVSLPMIWVPAKSSHYTQMIEIANQSNKQQTSRLGKMMQLLVFREFSISLGRIVFFMLIVIGFDFGLSVSYYAMILLACLMPFTIRLFAAEKIK is encoded by the coding sequence ATGGATCCTAAAAAAAGCAGTTCGCCAGCGATTACGGCGCTGTTTCTCGTTCAACTTGTTTTTTCAATCATTTTCGCCTTCGCTAATCTGTTTATGAATATTTACCTATGGAGCCGCGGAAAGTCATTTTGGCAAATTGGCGTCTTTAATTTATTTTCCGTCCAAGCCATCTTCTTCAGTTCTTTATGCGGGGCGTATGCTTTAAAACGATGGGGTACGCGTTCGACTTTTCTGCTTTCGTCCCTATTAGCTTTGGGTTTGTTCGGTTATTTGTTTGTGTTTAATGTAGCAAAGCCATCGCTCATCCCCACGCTTGGTTTGCTCTACGGCGGGTACATCGGCCTGTTCTATATCGGGTTCAACCTGCAAATCTTGTGGCTATCCAATGATAAAAATCGTTCTTTGTTGGTTGGACTAGAATCCGCGTTTGCGACTTTGGCCCAGTTGTTAACGCCGCTCCTAGCCGGTTATTTCATCGCCGCGCGCGGATACCGAGACAGCTTCATGCTGATCATCGGCTTACTCATCTTACAATTGTTGATCAGCTCGCGCGTCCCGCGCATCCGGGCGACAGGCGGTTATCGCAAAAGATATTTCTTTCTCGCGGAAAATGAGACGATGGCCCGCCTTGGCTTTAGTTCAGCTGCCTATGGGTTTTTAGCCGCTTTTATTCAGATGTCATATGGCCTGTTTTTTTACTTTCTAGTCCAAAACGAGTGGCGGCTTGGGATTTGGAATTTCGTGTTTGGCGGCGTTAGCGCAACGATGTTTTGGCTCGTCGGCAAACAATTAAAACAAACCAATCGCGAGATATTACTTAGTATGGGGATGTTGATGGCGACGATCGTTACGTTGAGCTTGCTGCTTCCCGTCCCGCAACTTTTTATCCTGTTTAACCTGGTGATCTCCGTTTCCTTGCCGATGATTTGGGTGCCTGCAAAATCGAGTCATTACACGCAAATGATTGAAATCGCCAATCAGTCGAACAAGCAACAGACGAGTCGTTTGGGCAAAATGATGCAGTTGCTTGTTTTTCGCGAGTTTTCCATCAGTTTGGGGCGGATTGTATTTTTTATGCTGATCGTCATCGGCTTTGACTTTGGCTTAAGCGTCTCTTACTATGCGATGATTTTGCTCGCCTGTTTGATGCCATTTACGATCCGATTATTCGCGGCGGAAAAAATAAAGTGA